In Nitrospirota bacterium, the following are encoded in one genomic region:
- the yajC gene encoding preprotein translocase subunit YajC, with the protein MFLDIAYAMGGAPKEGGGGIETMFSSFLPLILIFAIFYFLLIRPQAKKAKEHKQMLENLKKGDKVITSGGIYGVIEAIEANTVTLKIAENVKIKIGRNGIAGLRSGEE; encoded by the coding sequence ATGTTTTTGGATATTGCCTATGCAATGGGTGGAGCGCCAAAGGAAGGTGGGGGAGGCATCGAGACTATGTTTTCTTCCTTTCTGCCTCTGATACTAATTTTTGCTATATTCTACTTTCTCCTTATAAGACCTCAGGCAAAGAAGGCAAAGGAGCACAAGCAGATGCTGGAGAATCTTAAAAAAGGGGATAAGGTAATAACCTCTGGAGGCATATACGGTGTTATAGAAGCCATTGAGGCTAACACAGTAACCCTCAAGATAGCTGAAAATGTAAAGATAAAAATAGGCCGCAACGGCATTGCAGGTTTAAGAAGCGGTGAGGAATAG
- a CDS encoding radical SAM protein, with the protein MSRRLINKVQSLLSLEKGTVYKDPGGKVNICLIYPNTYYVGMSNLGFQGIYGIMNKRQDVLCERAFLPDEEDMGEYIRTGTELFSLESRRSLSKFDILAFSVSFENDYPNVLKILSLARIPLYAKARNKTHPLVISGGICAFFNPEPLAPFMDMVFVGEGEEMLMEFIDYFREGHDREGLLKGAGKIGGIYVPRFYDVYYKDDRTIKERKAFDGAPEIIKKRWEKNIGGGIKTYVLSPDTEFSNMYLLEAQRGCPWSCRFCVTGFVYKPVRSKDIALLRAEVEEATAVTNRIGLIGPSLTDYRDIKEVLNITGVDFSITSLRASRGSGELVKLLRGHKSVSIAPEAGTERLRKVINKKITEEDILETACAILGSGIETLRLYFMLGLPTETMEDIEGISTIVKKIRQINKRGKINLSVSSFVPKPFTPFQWLPMEEVKSLKEKFKILRLMLREIQGVSVFHDVPKWAEMQGFLSRGDRRTAPVLEAISKGEDWKKAAGTAGIDINFYVYRQVPFDEILPWDFIDVGIKKETLVAECKSALSPRNRVATT; encoded by the coding sequence ATGAGCAGGCGCCTGATTAATAAAGTCCAATCCCTCCTTTCTCTTGAGAAGGGCACGGTCTATAAAGACCCCGGAGGCAAGGTAAATATTTGTCTTATTTATCCCAATACCTATTATGTTGGGATGTCCAATCTCGGCTTTCAGGGCATTTATGGAATAATGAATAAAAGACAGGATGTGCTGTGTGAAAGGGCCTTTTTGCCTGATGAAGAAGATATGGGAGAATATATAAGGACAGGTACAGAGCTTTTCAGCCTTGAATCCCGGAGATCGCTGAGTAAATTCGATATCCTTGCCTTTTCAGTATCCTTTGAAAACGACTACCCAAATGTCCTTAAAATCTTAAGCCTTGCCAGAATACCTCTTTATGCTAAGGCAAGGAACAAGACACATCCCCTTGTTATTTCTGGCGGGATATGTGCATTTTTTAACCCCGAGCCCCTTGCTCCTTTTATGGATATGGTCTTTGTTGGTGAGGGTGAGGAGATGCTTATGGAGTTCATTGACTATTTCAGGGAAGGCCATGACAGGGAAGGGCTACTGAAAGGTGCGGGAAAAATCGGGGGCATTTATGTGCCACGCTTTTATGATGTTTATTACAAGGACGATAGAACAATAAAAGAGAGAAAGGCTTTTGATGGGGCGCCTGAAATCATAAAGAAAAGGTGGGAGAAAAACATAGGGGGAGGGATTAAGACATATGTTTTAAGCCCTGATACAGAATTCAGCAATATGTATCTGCTTGAAGCACAGAGGGGCTGCCCCTGGTCATGCAGATTTTGTGTCACAGGGTTTGTCTATAAACCAGTGCGTAGCAAAGATATAGCCCTTCTAAGGGCAGAGGTTGAGGAAGCGACTGCGGTTACAAACCGTATCGGTCTTATAGGTCCCTCACTTACGGATTATCGGGATATAAAGGAGGTATTAAATATCACGGGTGTTGATTTTTCAATTACATCCCTCAGGGCAAGCAGGGGAAGTGGTGAACTCGTTAAACTTTTAAGGGGCCACAAGAGTGTGTCAATTGCCCCTGAAGCTGGGACCGAACGATTGAGAAAGGTTATAAATAAAAAAATTACAGAGGAAGATATCCTTGAAACCGCATGTGCAATCCTCGGTTCCGGCATAGAGACCTTAAGACTTTATTTCATGCTCGGTCTACCAACGGAAACAATGGAGGATATAGAGGGTATCTCTACCATTGTAAAAAAGATAAGGCAGATAAACAAACGCGGAAAAATTAACCTCAGTGTGAGTTCTTTTGTGCCAAAACCCTTTACGCCATTTCAGTGGCTTCCAATGGAGGAGGTTAAATCTTTAAAGGAGAAATTTAAAATACTCAGGCTCATGCTGAGGGAGATACAAGGTGTAAGCGTATTCCACGATGTGCCAAAATGGGCAGAGATGCAGGGCTTTCTCTCAAGGGGAGACAGGAGGACTGCCCCTGTTCTTGAGGCTATTTCTAAGGGTGAGGACTGGAAAAAAGCAGCCGGGACAGCGGGTATAGATATAAATTTTTATGTTTACAGACAGGTGCCTTTTGATGAGATTTTGCCCTGGGATTTTATTGATGTAGGGATTAAAAAAGAGACACTCGTGGCGGAATGCAAAAGTGCCTTATCCCCTCGGAATCGAGTCGCAACGACTTGA
- a CDS encoding HD domain-containing protein, with translation MEVLKNDARARLYIEGADKYLETIGYTEHGFRHAAKVADTAYYILKELGYPEGDAQLVAMSGYLHDIGNILGRGNHDQLSAILSKEILEKLGMDMGDTIKVMSAIGIHENEDGEIPGPIAAALLIADKADVHRSRVRSPAMVSSDIHDRVNYAATESVLTVDPEAKTITLTLAIDTKISQVIEYFEIFLSRMSICRKAARALACEFQLYINNTRMA, from the coding sequence ATAGAGGTCCTTAAAAATGATGCGAGGGCCAGGCTCTATATAGAAGGCGCTGATAAATACCTTGAGACCATTGGTTATACAGAGCATGGTTTCAGGCATGCTGCAAAAGTAGCTGATACAGCTTACTATATACTGAAGGAATTGGGATACCCTGAAGGGGATGCCCAGTTAGTTGCAATGTCAGGCTATCTTCATGATATAGGCAATATCCTCGGGCGTGGAAATCACGACCAGCTGAGCGCTATTCTGAGCAAAGAAATCCTTGAAAAACTCGGTATGGACATGGGTGATACAATAAAGGTTATGAGTGCAATTGGCATCCATGAGAATGAAGATGGAGAAATCCCCGGCCCAATAGCAGCAGCACTTCTTATTGCTGATAAGGCTGATGTCCACAGGAGCAGGGTAAGAAGCCCTGCTATGGTTAGCTCGGATATTCACGACAGGGTTAACTATGCTGCTACAGAGTCTGTGCTTACTGTAGACCCTGAGGCTAAGACCATTACGCTGACGCTTGCAATAGATACAAAAATCTCACAGGTCATAGAGTATTTTGAGATATTTCTCTCGAGGATGAGTATTTGCAGGAAGGCTGCGAGGGCGCTTGCCTGTGAGTTCCAGCTTTACATAAATAATACGAGAATGGCATAA